A region from the Oncorhynchus tshawytscha isolate Ot180627B linkage group LG26, Otsh_v2.0, whole genome shotgun sequence genome encodes:
- the LOC112225175 gene encoding activin receptor type-1C, which produces MTRTRLPTVEAALIFLSVAQLSTALKCVCQLCNNNTCETGADGACWNSVMLINGKEEAVKSCLSPAEMRGQVFCYSSRNVSKRNCCFTDFCNNETLHLHPGYVERPSEEPGWGRLELAAVILVPSTLLCVSILLGVCVVQSQPCAYNRAHKNDAEEPLDDQSLMSPDKCLKDLIYDMSTSGSGSGLPLLVQRTIARTIVLQETIGKGRFGEVWRGKWRGEDVAVKIFSSRDERSWFREAEIYQTIMLRHENILGFIAADNKDNGSWTQLWLVTEYHEHGSLFDYLNRYTVSVDGMIVLALSIASGLAHLHMEIIGTQGKPAIAHRDIKSKNILVKKNGTAVIADLGLAVKHDSSTNIIDIPSNHRVGTKRYMAPELLDDTINIGSFESFKRADIYSLGLVFWELARRCSIRGLQEDFQVPYYDMVPSDPSVEDMRKMVCDQKLRPNIPNQWQSCEALRVIGKLMRECWYANAAARLTALRVKKTVSQVTVLKDIKD; this is translated from the exons ATGACTCGTACCAGGCTCCCCACGGTTGAAGCGGCGTTGATATTTCTATCTGTCGCACAGCTGAGCACAG CTCTGAAGTGTGTGTGCCAGCTATGTAACAACAACACCTGTGAGACGGGCGCGGACGGGGCCTGCTGGAACTCTGTGATGCTGATCAACGGGAAGGAGGAGGCCGTCAAGTCCTGTCTGTCCCCGGCTGAGATGAGGGGACAGGTCTTCTGCTACAGCTCCCGGAACGTCTCCAAGAGGAACTGCTGCTTCACAGACTTCTGCAACAACGAGACCCTGCATCTGCATCCAG GCTATGTAGAGAGGCCTTCGGAGGAGCCCGGCTGGGGCAGACTGGAGCTGGCAGCAGTCATCCTGGTACCCTCTACCCTGCTCTGTGTGAGCATcctgctgggtgtgtgtgtggtgcagagcCAGCCCTGTGCCTACAACCGGGCCCACAAGAATGATGCGGAGGAGCCCCTGGATGACCAAAGTCTTATGTCCCCCGATAAGTGTCTTAAAGACCTCATCTACGATATGAGCACCTCCGGCTCAGGCTCTG gGCTACCACTGCTAGTACAAAGGACAATAGCTCGGACCATCGTGCTGCAGGAGACCATTGGGAAGGGCCGCTTCGGGGAGGTGTGGCGAGGGAAGTGGCGAGGGGAGGACGTTGCGGTGAAGATCTTTTCATCCCGTGACGAGAGGTCCTGGTTCAGAGAAGCAGAGATCTATCAGACCATCATGCTCCGACACGAGAATATCCTGGGATTCATTGCAGCTGATAACAAAG ATAACGGCTCTTGGACCCAGCTGTGGCTGGTGACCGAGTACCATGAGCACGGCTCCCTGTTCGACTACCTGAACAGGTACACAGTGTCTGTGGATGGCATGATCGTTCTGGCCTTGTCCATCGCCAGCGGCCTGGCACACCTCCACATGGAGATCATTGGCACTCAGG GGAAACCTGCCATTGCCCACAGAGACATCAAGTCTAAAAACATTCTGGTGAAGAAGAATGGGACTGCTGTCATAGCAGACCTCGGATTGGCTGTGAAACACGACTCCAGTaccaacatcattgatataccgTCCAATCACAGAGTAGGAACAAAGAG GTACATGGCCCCAGAACTGCTGGATGACACGATCAATATTGGCAGCTTTGAGTCATTCAAGCGGGCAGACATCTACTCCCTGGGCCTTGTATTCTGGGAACTGGCAAGGCGGTGTTCCATCAGGG GACTTCAAGAAGATTTTCAGGTGCCTTACTATGATATGGTGCCTTCAGATCCTTCTGTGGAGGACATGAGAAAGATGGTCTGTGACCAGAAACTGAGACCCAACATTCCCAACCAGTGGCAGAGCTGTGAG GCACTGCGTGTGATAGGCAAGCTGATGCGCGAGTGCTGGTATGCCAACGCTGCAGCTCGCCTCACCGCGCTGAGAGTCAAGAAAACCGTCTCTCAGGTGACTGTACTCAAGGACATCAAAGATTAG